One Sediminibacillus dalangtanensis genomic region harbors:
- the rho gene encoding transcription termination factor Rho → MAELTISHLETLTLKELYEKAKEYKVSYYAKLTKRELVFSILKAQAEKDGFLFMDGVLEIIPSEGFGFLRPINYSPSAEDIYISASQIRRFDLRNGDKVSGKVRPPKENERYYGLLHVDAVNGQNPETAKERVHFPALTPLYPDRLMRLETETRKLSTRIIDLMTPVGFGQRGLIVAPPKAGKTMLLKQIANSISKNHPNAKLIILLVDERPEEVTDIERSVHPDVDVVSSTFDEVPENHIKVSELVLERAMRLVEHKKDVIVLMDSITRLARAYNLVIPPSGRTLSGGIDPAAFHRPKRFFGAARNIEEGGSFTILATALVDTGSRMDDVIYEEFKGTGNMELHLDRSLAERRIYPAIDILRSGTRKEELLVTKDHLDKIWAIRKTMQDSNDFVERFLRRMRASKNNEEFFQSMEEDMKRKGTSRRA, encoded by the coding sequence GTGGCTGAATTGACCATTTCTCATTTAGAGACGTTAACATTGAAAGAATTATATGAAAAAGCAAAGGAATACAAAGTATCCTATTATGCAAAGCTCACCAAGCGCGAGCTTGTTTTTTCCATTTTAAAAGCCCAGGCGGAAAAGGACGGCTTTTTGTTCATGGATGGTGTTTTGGAAATCATTCCTTCCGAAGGATTTGGTTTTCTTCGCCCAATCAATTATTCACCAAGTGCTGAAGACATTTATATTTCAGCATCCCAAATTAGACGCTTTGACCTGCGCAATGGTGATAAGGTGTCTGGAAAAGTACGTCCGCCAAAAGAAAATGAGCGATATTACGGTTTGCTTCACGTAGATGCGGTAAACGGTCAAAATCCGGAAACCGCCAAAGAACGCGTCCACTTTCCTGCCTTGACGCCGTTGTATCCAGACCGGTTGATGCGTTTGGAGACAGAAACAAGAAAGCTGTCGACAAGGATTATTGATTTAATGACACCAGTCGGTTTCGGACAACGCGGACTGATTGTCGCCCCTCCAAAGGCGGGGAAAACCATGCTTTTGAAACAAATCGCCAACAGCATTTCCAAGAATCATCCCAATGCGAAACTGATTATTCTGCTGGTTGATGAACGTCCGGAAGAGGTGACCGATATCGAACGCTCTGTCCATCCGGATGTCGATGTTGTCAGCTCTACGTTTGATGAAGTACCGGAAAATCATATTAAAGTTTCCGAGCTTGTACTGGAACGGGCAATGCGGCTTGTGGAGCACAAAAAGGATGTCATTGTGCTGATGGACAGTATTACCAGATTGGCCCGGGCTTATAACCTGGTCATCCCGCCAAGCGGACGTACGTTGTCCGGCGGTATCGACCCTGCAGCGTTCCATCGTCCTAAACGATTCTTCGGTGCTGCGCGTAATATTGAGGAAGGCGGAAGCTTTACCATCCTGGCAACCGCTCTGGTGGATACAGGCTCGCGCATGGATGACGTTATTTACGAAGAGTTCAAAGGAACCGGTAATATGGAACTTCATCTGGATCGAAGTCTTGCTGAGCGTCGGATTTATCCGGCTATCGACATTTTACGTTCCGGGACAAGAAAAGAAGAATTGCTTGTCACCAAAGATCACTTGGATAAAATCTGGGCGATCAGAAAAACGATGCAAGACTCCAATGACTTTGTCGAGCGTTTCCTTCGCCGGATGCGAGCTTCGAAAAACAATGAAGAGTTTTTCCAGTCCATGGAGGAAGATATGAAGCGGAAAGGAACATCCAGAAGGGCGTAA
- a CDS encoding UDP-N-acetylglucosamine 1-carboxyvinyltransferase, with protein MQKILVEGGRPLNGKVRISGAKNSAVALLPAAILAESKVIIEGLPRISDVDVLGDLLEEIGGDVSWKGETIHIDPSNMINMPLPSGKVKKLRASYYFMGAMLGRFKEAVIGLPGGCHLGPRPIDQHIKGFEALGAKVTNEQGAIYLRADELRGARIYLDVVSVGATINIMLAAVRAKGKTIIENAAKEPEIIDVATLLTSMGAKIKGAGTDVIRIEGCENLTGCMHTIIPDRIEAGTYTIMAAAQGEKVLIDNVIPQHLESLLAKLREMGVSIDEGDEQLLIQPGKELKSVDIKTLVHPGFPTDLQQPFTSLLTKAKGTGVVTDTIYQARLKHIDELRRMNALIKVEGGSAIVSGPVQLEGAKVKASDLRAGAALIAAGLMAEGVTEITGLEHIDRGYEQITEKLSNLGAKIWREEMTAEEVEQFQNS; from the coding sequence ATGCAAAAAATACTCGTAGAAGGCGGCAGACCTTTGAATGGCAAAGTAAGAATCAGCGGAGCGAAAAACAGTGCGGTTGCATTGCTGCCGGCTGCAATACTCGCAGAATCGAAAGTGATTATCGAGGGCTTGCCGAGAATATCGGATGTAGACGTACTGGGAGATTTACTGGAGGAAATCGGCGGTGACGTTTCCTGGAAGGGCGAGACGATTCATATTGATCCAAGCAATATGATCAACATGCCGCTTCCGAGCGGAAAAGTGAAAAAACTTCGTGCCTCTTACTATTTCATGGGTGCAATGCTCGGTCGATTCAAAGAAGCGGTAATTGGGTTGCCGGGAGGATGCCATCTAGGCCCTCGCCCGATTGATCAGCATATCAAAGGCTTTGAGGCGCTTGGTGCTAAAGTGACCAATGAACAAGGTGCGATTTACTTGCGGGCGGATGAATTGCGTGGGGCCCGGATTTATCTGGATGTCGTCAGTGTCGGGGCTACGATAAACATTATGCTCGCAGCGGTGAGGGCAAAAGGGAAGACAATCATCGAAAATGCAGCCAAAGAACCGGAAATTATCGATGTCGCAACGCTGCTCACCAGCATGGGGGCGAAAATAAAGGGAGCCGGAACGGACGTTATCCGGATTGAGGGATGTGAAAACCTGACAGGCTGTATGCATACCATCATCCCAGACAGAATTGAAGCGGGGACTTACACAATCATGGCAGCTGCCCAGGGAGAAAAAGTATTGATCGACAATGTCATCCCCCAGCACCTTGAATCCTTGCTGGCCAAGCTCCGTGAGATGGGCGTATCCATCGACGAAGGAGATGAGCAGCTGCTTATCCAGCCTGGAAAAGAATTAAAGAGTGTCGATATCAAAACACTTGTCCATCCTGGTTTTCCGACCGATCTGCAGCAGCCGTTCACCTCTTTGCTGACCAAGGCAAAAGGAACCGGTGTGGTGACGGATACAATCTATCAGGCCCGATTGAAACATATTGATGAACTGCGCAGAATGAATGCACTAATCAAGGTGGAAGGCGGGTCGGCTATCGTTTCCGGGCCAGTCCAGCTGGAAGGCGCGAAAGTAAAAGCGAGCGACCTGCGGGCAGGTGCTGCATTGATTGCGGCAGGTTTGATGGCCGAAGGCGTGACGGAAATAACCGGTTTGGAGCACATAGACCGGGGGTATGAACAAATTACAGAGAAGCTGTCCAATCTAGGCGCAAAAATTTGGCGGGAGGAAATGACTGCTGAAGAAGTGGAGCAGTTTCAAAATTCTTGA
- the fba gene encoding class II fructose-1,6-bisphosphate aldolase, which produces MPLVSMKEMLEEAKQKNYGVGQFNLNNLEYAQAVLQAAEEEKSPVILGVSEGAAKYMGGFKVVVSMVKALMEEYGTTVPVAIHLDHGSSFEKCVQAIHAGFTSVMIDGSHFPLEENIALTKKVVEVAHINGVSVEAELGRIGGQEDDLVVEDAEAAYAIPAECERLVNETGVDCFAPALGSVHGPYKGEPNLGFDRMEEVFNLVNVPLVLHGGTGIPTKDIKRALSLGTSKINVNTENQIAQAKKVREVLAEQPDQYDPRKYLGPGREAIKQTVIGKMREFGSSNRA; this is translated from the coding sequence ATGCCATTAGTTTCAATGAAAGAAATGCTTGAAGAAGCTAAGCAGAAGAACTATGGTGTCGGACAATTCAACTTGAACAATCTTGAATATGCCCAGGCCGTTCTTCAAGCAGCAGAAGAAGAAAAATCCCCAGTAATCCTCGGTGTTTCGGAAGGCGCCGCAAAATATATGGGTGGTTTCAAAGTGGTTGTATCGATGGTGAAAGCGCTGATGGAGGAATATGGTACGACAGTGCCGGTAGCAATTCATTTGGACCACGGCTCTAGCTTTGAAAAGTGTGTCCAGGCTATTCATGCCGGATTCACTTCCGTTATGATTGACGGTTCCCATTTTCCGCTGGAAGAAAACATTGCATTGACAAAGAAAGTGGTAGAAGTGGCCCACATTAACGGCGTTTCAGTTGAAGCTGAGCTTGGCCGTATCGGTGGTCAGGAAGATGACCTGGTTGTTGAAGATGCCGAAGCTGCGTATGCGATCCCGGCCGAATGTGAACGGCTTGTCAACGAGACAGGTGTTGACTGCTTTGCCCCTGCGCTTGGCTCTGTGCACGGCCCTTATAAAGGGGAACCGAATCTGGGCTTTGACCGTATGGAAGAAGTATTCAACCTGGTGAATGTACCATTGGTATTGCATGGTGGAACAGGTATCCCGACAAAAGATATCAAACGTGCGCTTTCTCTTGGTACGTCCAAAATCAACGTAAACACGGAAAATCAGATCGCACAGGCGAAAAAAGTACGTGAAGTACTTGCTGAACAACCGGACCAATACGATCCTCGTAAATATCTGGGACCTGGACGCGAAGCGATCAAACAAACCGTCATTGGCAAAATGCGTGAGTTTGGTTCTTCTAACCGTGCCTAA
- a CDS encoding response regulator encodes MKKTVMIVDDQPGIRLLLEEILKTEGYEIKTAENGKEALDKIVNEPPDLLMVDYKLPIMDASALLHRLAERGVTVPAILMSGLAEELEGKKDQFPMVKEIFAKPFNIEEARERVNRILANKNNN; translated from the coding sequence ATGAAAAAAACCGTAATGATTGTTGATGACCAACCGGGAATTCGTTTGCTGCTGGAGGAAATTTTGAAAACGGAAGGGTATGAAATTAAAACAGCAGAAAATGGCAAGGAGGCACTCGATAAAATTGTAAATGAACCGCCTGATTTACTGATGGTTGATTATAAGCTGCCAATAATGGACGCAAGCGCACTTCTGCACCGTCTAGCGGAAAGAGGCGTTACAGTGCCGGCAATCTTGATGAGCGGCTTGGCCGAAGAATTGGAAGGGAAAAAGGATCAATTTCCGATGGTAAAAGAAATCTTTGCCAAACCCTTCAATATCGAGGAGGCAAGAGAGAGAGTCAATCGGATATTGGCGAACAAAAACAACAATTGA
- a CDS encoding CTP synthase, whose amino-acid sequence MTKYIFVTGGVVSSLGKGITAASLGRLLKNRGLNVTIQKFDPYINVDPGTMSPYQHGEVFVTEDGAETDLDLGHYERFIDINLNKYSNVTTGKIYSTVIKKERKGDYLGGTVQVIPHITNEIKDKVFRAGQQTNADVVITEIGGTVGDIESLPFLEAIRQIKSDIGRNNVMYLHCTLVPYLKAAGEMKTKPTQHSVKELRSLGIQPDVIVLRTEMEISQDMKDKIALFCDIDPKAVVEAGDADTLYHVPISLQAQQLDQLTCDHFGLDCEPADMTEWNELVRRVTSLTNQVTIGLVGKYVELPDAYISVVEALKHAGYHYDSDINIRWINSEQVTAENVAAKLEGVDGVLVPGGFGDRGIEGKIDAIRYARENKVPFLGICLGMQLATVEFARNVLGLDGAHSAEINPDTPHPIIDLLPEQKDVSDLGGTLRLGVYPCRLKQGTKTRAAYGEEDVVYERHRHRFEFNNFYREQMEAEGFVFSGTSPDGRLIETIELEDHPWFVASQFHPEFKSRPNRPQQLFDGFIAASATYRDNQ is encoded by the coding sequence GTGACAAAGTATATTTTTGTAACAGGAGGAGTTGTCTCCTCGCTTGGAAAAGGAATAACGGCAGCATCGCTGGGACGTCTGCTGAAAAATCGGGGATTAAATGTAACGATCCAGAAATTTGATCCATATATCAATGTCGATCCTGGTACAATGAGTCCGTATCAGCATGGAGAAGTTTTCGTCACAGAAGACGGAGCGGAAACAGATCTTGACCTGGGACATTACGAGCGATTCATCGACATTAATCTTAACAAATACAGCAACGTAACCACAGGTAAAATCTATTCGACGGTAATCAAAAAAGAACGAAAAGGCGATTACCTCGGAGGAACCGTCCAAGTGATCCCTCATATTACCAATGAAATCAAGGACAAAGTATTCCGTGCCGGCCAACAGACCAATGCGGATGTGGTCATCACCGAAATCGGCGGAACAGTCGGGGATATTGAATCCCTTCCTTTTCTGGAAGCAATCAGGCAAATCAAAAGCGATATCGGCAGGAACAATGTCATGTATCTGCACTGTACACTTGTCCCTTACCTGAAAGCGGCCGGGGAAATGAAGACAAAGCCGACACAGCATAGTGTGAAAGAGCTTCGTTCCCTTGGCATCCAGCCGGACGTCATCGTGCTTCGTACAGAGATGGAAATCAGCCAGGACATGAAGGACAAAATCGCTTTGTTCTGCGATATTGATCCGAAGGCCGTAGTAGAGGCTGGCGACGCCGATACGCTTTACCATGTTCCGATCTCCCTGCAAGCTCAGCAGTTGGATCAATTGACCTGCGATCATTTCGGGCTTGATTGCGAACCGGCCGATATGACAGAGTGGAATGAATTAGTCCGTAGAGTTACCAGTCTCACCAACCAGGTAACGATCGGTCTGGTAGGAAAATACGTGGAACTGCCGGATGCTTATATTTCGGTAGTAGAAGCATTGAAGCATGCCGGTTATCATTACGACTCGGACATCAATATCCGCTGGATTAACTCCGAGCAAGTAACGGCCGAAAACGTGGCAGCGAAACTGGAGGGTGTGGATGGAGTATTGGTACCCGGCGGTTTTGGTGACAGAGGAATTGAAGGCAAGATCGATGCGATCCGTTACGCCCGGGAAAACAAAGTTCCATTCTTGGGAATTTGTCTTGGCATGCAATTGGCAACTGTCGAGTTTGCTCGTAACGTCCTCGGTTTGGATGGAGCGCATTCGGCGGAAATCAATCCGGATACACCGCATCCAATCATCGACCTGCTTCCGGAACAGAAGGATGTGTCGGATCTTGGCGGTACCCTGAGACTTGGCGTGTATCCGTGCCGGTTGAAACAAGGCACCAAAACACGGGCAGCATACGGAGAGGAAGACGTCGTGTATGAACGCCATCGTCACCGTTTTGAATTCAATAACTTCTATCGGGAACAGATGGAGGCGGAAGGATTTGTTTTCTCCGGGACAAGTCCGGACGGCCGGTTGATTGAAACGATTGAGTTGGAAGACCACCCTTGGTTCGTCGCTTCTCAGTTCCACCCGGAATTCAAGTCAAGACCGAATCGGCCTCAACAGCTGTTTGATGGGTTTATTGCTGCTTCAGCGACATACAGAGACAATCAATAG
- the rpoE gene encoding DNA-directed RNA polymerase subunit delta, with translation MSLTNYSHEEISDLSMIELASEILAEEKKAKDFREVYERITELKGFTDAQKDENIAQFYTDLNTDGRFLTIGSNLWGLKDWYPIEQIEEEITEAPKKKKKKAKAKTSKRKKEDIYVEEEVDEDLDELVEDLDFDDIDTTDEFANDNDEDFDDEDSDTDTDKADNDNEYDGDFRSGKLDDEDQKVVEEDVSYVGDEDDDDANDDNYN, from the coding sequence GTGAGCTTGACAAACTACAGCCACGAGGAGATTTCGGATTTATCGATGATCGAACTGGCAAGTGAAATTCTTGCCGAAGAGAAAAAGGCAAAAGATTTCAGGGAAGTATATGAGCGTATTACGGAACTGAAAGGGTTCACAGACGCCCAAAAAGATGAAAATATCGCGCAATTTTATACCGACTTAAACACGGACGGTCGTTTTTTGACGATTGGGTCCAACCTCTGGGGACTGAAAGATTGGTATCCGATCGAGCAGATTGAAGAGGAAATCACGGAAGCACCGAAAAAGAAAAAGAAAAAAGCGAAAGCAAAAACAAGTAAACGGAAAAAAGAGGACATCTACGTGGAAGAGGAAGTCGATGAAGATCTTGATGAATTGGTAGAAGACCTTGATTTTGACGATATCGACACAACTGATGAGTTCGCCAATGACAATGACGAAGATTTTGACGACGAGGATAGCGATACCGATACTGATAAAGCGGATAATGATAACGAGTACGACGGCGACTTCCGCAGCGGCAAACTGGATGATGAAGATCAGAAAGTTGTCGAGGAAGACGTCTCTTATGTCGGTGATGAAGATGACGACGATGCGAACGATGACAATTATAACTAA
- the icmF gene encoding fused isobutyryl-CoA mutase/GTPase IcmF has translation MEKVEIYQPVHPVRFVTSSSLFDGHDASINIMRRILQASGAEVIHLGHNRSVEEIVNAAIQEDVQGIAISSYQGGHVEYFKYMVDLLKEKGAGHIRVYGGGGGVIIPREIKELHDYGVARIFSPEDGRSYGLQGMINQMLEECDFVPPVDLADEVERLSTGDYQALAKLISVVENNANSEQAAAIEAVRDNRLTQKIPVLGITGTGGAGKSSLTDELIRRFLNEIPDKKLAVLSIDPTKKKTGGALLGDRIRMNAIFSDRVFMRSLATRNSSSELSRSINDVIEIAKGAGMDLIIVETSGIGQGNAAITDVCDLSMYVMTAEFGAPSQLEKIDMIDYADFLVINKFEQKGSEDALNQVRKQYERSRMLFHQDKQTFPVFGTIASQFNDAGTNTLFAAIVEKLNEDFDWENTTSFAKAKNVEKQNVIISNDRRHYLRDIASIVKNYHKKAEDQASVARKIEHLQATVELVEKNEEVEKQLKEQLEKQQALLDGSSKQLLESWDETRERYQGDDMTFRVRDKDVTMEISTESLSGLRIPKVAFPSFTDWGDRLIWLLKENVPGAFPFTAGVFPFKRKGEDPKRQFAGEGTPERTNRRFHYLSKDDEAKRLSTAFDSVTLYGENPDPRPDIYGKVGESGVSVCTLDDMKKLYDGFDLIDPKTSVSMTINGPAPIILAMYFNTAIDQQLAKFASENCREPTSEEAADIKASTLATVRGTVQADILKEDQGQNTCIFSTEFALRMMGDIQQYFIDHQVRNYYSVSISGYHIAEAGANPITQLAFTLANGFTYVEYYLSRGMDIDKFAPNLSFFFSNGLDPEYTVIGRVARRIWAIVMRDKYGAGERSQKLKYHIQTSGRSLHAQEIDFNDIRTTLQALIAIQDNCNSLHTNSYDEAITTPTEGSVRRAMAIQMIINKEFGLTKNENSLQGSFIIDQLTDMVEEAVLQEFERINDRGGVLGAMERQYQRGKIQEESLYYEAKKHSGELPLIGVNTYLNPNPPAEDYMDSMELARASEEEKQHQIKELERFHKEHEQEVQAALDRLKQTAASGGNIFAELMETVKVASLGQITSALYQVGGQYRRNM, from the coding sequence ATGGAAAAGGTGGAGATTTATCAACCGGTTCACCCGGTCAGATTTGTGACATCTTCAAGCTTGTTTGACGGACATGATGCGTCGATCAATATTATGCGCAGGATTTTGCAGGCAAGTGGGGCGGAGGTAATCCATCTCGGGCATAACCGATCCGTAGAAGAAATCGTCAATGCCGCCATCCAGGAGGATGTACAGGGGATAGCGATTTCCTCCTATCAAGGCGGACACGTCGAATACTTCAAGTATATGGTGGATTTATTAAAAGAAAAGGGCGCTGGCCATATCCGGGTTTACGGAGGCGGCGGAGGTGTCATCATTCCACGGGAAATAAAGGAGCTGCACGACTATGGGGTGGCACGAATCTTTTCTCCGGAAGACGGCCGTTCTTACGGCTTGCAGGGAATGATCAATCAAATGTTGGAGGAATGTGACTTTGTGCCACCGGTCGATTTGGCGGATGAGGTCGAAAGACTGTCAACAGGGGATTATCAAGCATTGGCAAAGCTGATTAGTGTCGTCGAAAACAATGCTAATTCCGAGCAGGCAGCAGCAATAGAAGCAGTGCGCGACAACCGGCTAACCCAAAAGATTCCGGTACTGGGGATTACGGGTACAGGCGGCGCCGGAAAAAGCTCCTTGACAGATGAACTGATCAGGCGATTCCTCAACGAAATTCCGGATAAAAAGCTGGCTGTTTTATCTATCGACCCTACCAAAAAGAAAACAGGCGGGGCACTTCTGGGCGATCGTATTCGCATGAATGCCATTTTTTCGGATCGGGTGTTCATGCGGTCTTTGGCAACCCGCAACTCCAGCAGCGAGTTATCCAGATCAATCAATGACGTCATTGAAATTGCCAAGGGAGCCGGAATGGACCTGATCATTGTGGAAACGAGCGGCATCGGCCAAGGGAACGCTGCGATAACGGATGTCTGTGATTTATCCATGTATGTAATGACCGCTGAATTCGGCGCACCATCCCAGCTGGAAAAAATCGATATGATCGATTATGCAGATTTTCTCGTCATCAATAAGTTTGAGCAAAAGGGGTCGGAAGACGCACTCAACCAGGTCCGTAAGCAGTATGAGCGGAGCCGCATGCTGTTCCATCAGGATAAGCAGACATTCCCGGTGTTCGGAACCATTGCCAGTCAATTTAATGATGCCGGAACAAATACATTGTTTGCCGCGATTGTCGAAAAATTGAATGAGGATTTTGACTGGGAAAATACGACATCCTTCGCAAAAGCGAAAAACGTCGAAAAACAAAATGTGATCATTTCGAACGATCGCCGCCATTATTTGCGGGATATCGCCTCTATCGTCAAAAATTATCATAAAAAGGCAGAGGATCAAGCCTCTGTCGCCAGAAAAATCGAGCATTTGCAGGCGACGGTGGAGCTTGTCGAAAAAAATGAGGAAGTGGAGAAACAGCTAAAGGAGCAGCTCGAGAAACAGCAAGCGTTGCTTGATGGTAGCAGCAAACAGTTGCTGGAAAGTTGGGATGAGACAAGGGAGCGTTATCAGGGGGACGACATGACCTTCCGTGTCAGAGATAAAGATGTGACCATGGAAATCAGTACCGAGAGCCTGTCCGGGCTGCGAATCCCCAAAGTAGCGTTTCCGAGCTTTACCGATTGGGGCGACCGTCTGATTTGGCTGTTGAAGGAAAATGTTCCGGGTGCTTTTCCATTTACCGCCGGTGTTTTCCCTTTCAAACGAAAAGGAGAGGACCCGAAGCGTCAATTTGCCGGAGAAGGCACACCAGAGCGAACCAACCGCAGGTTTCATTACTTATCGAAGGATGATGAGGCCAAACGTCTCAGCACGGCGTTTGACTCCGTAACCCTGTACGGGGAAAACCCGGACCCGCGCCCCGATATTTATGGCAAGGTCGGCGAAAGCGGCGTCAGTGTGTGTACGTTGGATGATATGAAAAAACTGTATGACGGATTTGACTTGATCGATCCGAAAACGTCGGTGTCCATGACCATCAACGGACCGGCTCCGATTATCCTGGCCATGTATTTTAATACAGCCATTGATCAGCAGCTCGCCAAATTCGCTAGTGAGAACTGCCGGGAACCGACAAGCGAGGAAGCGGCAGATATCAAGGCCAGCACGCTTGCCACTGTCCGGGGCACGGTCCAGGCAGATATTCTCAAGGAGGATCAAGGTCAGAACACCTGTATTTTTTCAACTGAATTCGCCTTGCGGATGATGGGCGACATTCAGCAATATTTCATCGATCATCAGGTGCGCAACTACTATTCTGTTTCGATTTCCGGCTACCATATCGCCGAAGCTGGAGCCAATCCGATTACGCAATTGGCGTTCACTCTCGCGAACGGGTTTACCTATGTCGAATATTACTTGAGCAGGGGGATGGATATCGATAAATTTGCGCCGAACCTATCCTTCTTTTTCTCCAACGGACTCGACCCGGAATACACTGTGATCGGCCGTGTCGCCAGGAGAATTTGGGCTATCGTGATGAGGGATAAATATGGTGCGGGGGAACGCAGCCAAAAACTGAAGTATCACATTCAAACGTCTGGTCGTTCCCTGCACGCCCAGGAAATCGACTTTAACGATATCCGTACGACTTTACAGGCGTTGATTGCCATTCAGGATAACTGCAATTCCCTTCATACTAATTCTTATGACGAAGCGATTACGACGCCGACTGAAGGGTCTGTCCGCCGGGCGATGGCAATCCAAATGATTATCAACAAAGAGTTCGGCTTGACCAAAAACGAGAATTCGTTGCAAGGCTCCTTTATTATTGATCAGCTTACCGATATGGTGGAAGAAGCGGTTTTACAGGAATTTGAACGAATCAACGACCGCGGCGGTGTCCTTGGTGCGATGGAAAGGCAGTATCAGCGCGGCAAAATTCAGGAGGAATCTCTTTACTATGAAGCCAAAAAGCATTCCGGAGAGCTGCCGCTAATCGGCGTCAACACATATTTAAACCCGAATCCGCCTGCCGAAGATTATATGGACAGCATGGAGCTTGCCCGTGCCTCCGAAGAGGAAAAACAGCACCAAATCAAAGAATTGGAGAGGTTCCATAAGGAGCATGAACAGGAAGTGCAAGCGGCCCTTGATCGCTTGAAGCAGACAGCTGCTTCAGGAGGGAACATTTTTGCTGAACTGATGGAAACGGTCAAAGTGGCAAGCTTGGGGCAAATCACGAGTGCCCTCTATCAAGTTGGCGGCCAATATCGACGCAATATGTAG
- a CDS encoding TetR/AcrR family transcriptional regulator produces MNGSKVTSTIKDEQLIERRRNQMIKGAVSLFKEKGFHRSTTREIAKASGFSIGTLYEYIRTKEDVLFLVCDSIYEKVKARMEAAFLKESASLDHLVQAVRAYYLLMDEMQDEVVIMYQEMKSLSKEAQEYVMQKEKAMVAMLEQLLQDSVPHRLNQRDISLIANNIFIQGQMWGFRRWMLQKEFTIASYTERQVAFLLAGIGLGDGLPATGC; encoded by the coding sequence ATGAACGGAAGCAAAGTCACTTCAACGATAAAAGATGAGCAACTAATCGAGCGGAGACGTAATCAAATGATCAAGGGCGCGGTCAGTTTGTTTAAAGAAAAGGGATTCCATCGGTCCACAACCAGGGAAATTGCTAAAGCTTCGGGGTTCAGTATCGGCACGCTTTACGAATATATTCGAACCAAAGAAGACGTACTGTTTTTGGTTTGCGACTCGATTTACGAAAAGGTGAAAGCGCGTATGGAAGCTGCCTTTTTGAAGGAAAGCGCCAGTTTGGATCATTTGGTGCAGGCAGTCCGTGCTTATTATTTGCTGATGGATGAGATGCAGGATGAGGTGGTCATCATGTACCAGGAAATGAAATCGCTTTCAAAGGAAGCGCAGGAATATGTAATGCAAAAAGAAAAAGCCATGGTCGCCATGCTGGAGCAGCTGTTGCAGGATAGTGTCCCGCACCGGCTTAACCAAAGAGATATTTCATTGATTGCCAACAACATTTTCATCCAGGGGCAAATGTGGGGCTTCCGCCGATGGATGCTGCAGAAAGAGTTTACGATCGCTTCGTATACAGAACGACAAGTCGCTTTTTTGTTGGCAGGAATTGGTCTTGGTGATGGCTTGCCTGCAACAGGCTGTTGA